The following proteins are co-located in the Sardina pilchardus chromosome 24, fSarPil1.1, whole genome shotgun sequence genome:
- the LOC134072380 gene encoding class I histocompatibility antigen, F10 alpha chain-like isoform X4, translating into MLGFVGLAICAILPICLAGQGDPERHSLYYVYTALSKAVNAPGIFEFTAMGLLDERKIDYYDSKHQVKVPQQDWMKTKLPADYWEKGTQSRKSKEQWFKVNVNILMERMRQNQSDIHVLMWKHGCEIDRSADGAVKFVRGVDAYSYDGNDFLSFDDASMQWVAPVTEAVPTKQKWDGVPILNQYTKGYLEKECVDWLEKFREYGDKELKQQTTASPPDVRLFAKAAESSNTFKLTCMATGFYPKDIDITILKGKEVIKKGDLRDVLPNGDGTHQIKLIVEAQRSDIDGYSCDVKHVGLDEPIRKIWTVDGEVCDETSSFLIGAVIGVLAVLLMGILVLFIAYKKGLIGPKTTDQKKGPPPEVVVPSVMGNVSTPLLGNGQANGSTGQDANGTASTVVLASVMGNLSTPLLGNGQANGSTGQDGNGTASTVIGVETTLLQDGSGKLEDDADSGNSSNGSSKSSAENVSADANEGGDADSGRGNPEGSTNNSAEK; encoded by the exons ATGTTGGGCTTCGTGGGATTGGCCATCTGTGCCATTCTACCGATATGTTTGG CTGGACAAGGTGACCCAGAACGCCACTCGCTGTACTATGTGTACACAGCCCTGTCAAAGGCTGTCAATGCACCAGGCATCTTTGAATTCACTGCCATGGGCCTACTGGATGAGAGAAAGATTGATTACTATGACAGCAAACACCAAGTCAAGGTTCCTCAACAGGACTGGATGAAAACAAAGCTTCCAGCAGACTACTGGGAAAAGGGCACCCAGTCACGTAAAAGCAAAGAGCAATGGTTCAAAGTCAACGTCAACATTCTGATGGAACGCATGAGACAGAATCAATCTG ATATTCATGTCCTCATGTGGAAACATGGATGTGAGATTGACAGAAGTGCAGACGGTGCTGTCAAGTTTGTTCGCGGTGTTGATGCATACAGCTATGATGGCAATGATTTCCTTTCCTTTGATGATGCATCAATGCAGTGGGTTGCCCCAGTTACTGAAGCTGTACCCACAAAACAGAAGTGGGATGGGGTTCCCATCCTCAATCAGTACACCAAGGGCTACctggagaaggagtgtgtggacTGGCTGGAAAAATTCAGAGAATATGGGGACAAAGaattaaaacaacaaacaacagctT CTCCACCAGATGTTCGCCTTTTTGCGAAAGCAGCCGAATCTTCAAATACATTCAAGTTGACCTGTATGGCCACAGGTTTCTACCCCAAAGACATTGACATCACCATTCTGAAAGGGAAGGAGGTTATAAAGAAAGGTGATTTAAGGGATGTCTTGCCCAATGGCGATGGAACCCATCAGATCAAACTGATTGTGGAGGCCCAAAGGTCAGACATTGATGGTTATAGCTGTGATGTGAAGCACGTAGGCCTGGATGAACCAATTAGGAAAATTTGGACCGTGG ATGGAGAAGTGTGTGATGAAACCTCCTCGTTCTTGATTGGAGCAGTAATCGGGGTACTGGCAGTGCTGCTAATGGGGATCTTGGTCTTGTTCATTGCTTACAAAAAAGGCCTTATTG GGCCAAAGACAACGGACCAAAAAAAAG GCCCTCCACCAGAAGTGGTGGTACCATCAGTGATGGGTAACGTGAGCACACCTTTGTTGGGCAACGGACAAG CAAATGGATCAACTGGACAAGATGCAAATGGCACAGCATCAACAGTGGTGCTTGCATCAGTGATGGGTAACTTGAGCACACCTTTGTTGGGCAATGGACAAG CAAATGGGTCCACTGGACAAGATGGAAATGGCACAGCATCAACAGTGATTGGGGTGGAAACCACACTTTTGCAGGATGGAAGTGGAAAAT